A region of Cardinium endosymbiont of Sogatella furcifera DNA encodes the following proteins:
- a CDS encoding YraN family protein, protein MSTKHIAQDFGQYAERVAADYLIEKGFRVMAQNFRYKRFEIDLIVQKGKLIVFVEVKARKNNLFGNPEDFVTQKKMRALRLAAAHYLRIQNSQQAIRFDIIAVLGSKEKITQILHLEDGFY, encoded by the coding sequence ATGTCAACAAAACACATTGCGCAAGATTTTGGTCAATACGCAGAAAGGGTGGCAGCAGATTACTTAATAGAAAAAGGTTTTCGGGTAATGGCGCAAAACTTTCGTTACAAGCGCTTTGAAATAGATCTTATTGTGCAAAAAGGCAAGCTAATTGTCTTTGTTGAGGTAAAAGCACGTAAAAATAACTTGTTTGGCAACCCAGAAGATTTTGTTACCCAAAAGAAGATGCGTGCCCTGCGCTTAGCTGCTGCACACTACCTACGTATCCAAAATAGCCAGCAAGCCATACGTTTCGATATTATCGCCGTGCTAGGCAGTAAAGAAAAAATTACGCAGATTCTACACTTGGAAGATGGATTCTATTGA